From Amphiura filiformis chromosome 20, Afil_fr2py, whole genome shotgun sequence, a single genomic window includes:
- the LOC140141826 gene encoding max-like protein X: protein MSNTDSSFADSSFDQSFQDGDNLHGRASRKSSSNSLGNGAGSLQLTDDDDDSEAYKSYKDRRRSAHTAAEQKRRDAIKKGYEDLQLIVPTCQQADSMGSQKLSKATVLQRSIDYIQYLVQQKKKQEEELDALRKEVMALKIMKANYEQIVKAHQSTPGHGQNQVSDQIKFNVFKAIMDAQFQTFNAQISVASFADLSACVFSWLEEYCKPQTLRELVVDVLRKVQSNQLY, encoded by the exons ATGTCTAACACAGATTCAAGTTTTGCTGACTCAagttttgatcaaa GTTTTCAAGATGGAGACAATTTACATGGAAGAGCATCACGTAAAAGCAGCAGCAATTCTTTGGGTAACGGTGCTGGAAGTCTTCAGCTAACAG atgatgatgatgattctgaaGCTTACAAGAGTTACAAGGACAGGAGGCGTAGTGCCCACACAGCTGCTGAACAGAAGAGACGAGACGCTATTAAG AAAGGATATGAAGATCTTCAGCTGATAGTTCCCACCTGTCAACAAGCAGATTCTATGGGATCACAGAAACTTAGTAAAGCTACTGTCTTACAACGAT CAATTGATTATATACAGTATTTAGTGCAACAAAAGAAGAAACAAGAGGAAGAATTAGATGCTCTGAGGAAAGAAGTCATGGCTCTCAAGATTATGAAAGC GAATTATGAGCAGATTGTAAAAGCCCATCAGAGTACACCAGGACATGGACAGAATCAAGTGTCAGATCAGATCAAATTCAATGTG TTCAAAGCCATTATGGATGCACAGTTCCAGACATTCAATGCACAGATCTCTGTAGCAAGCTTTGCAGATTTATCAGCATGTGTGTTTAGTTGGCTAGAAGAATATTGTAAACCACAG ACTTTACGTGAGCTAGTTGTGGATGTGCTGAGGAAGGTCCAGAGTAATCAACTTTATTAA